From a single Gracilimonas sp. genomic region:
- a CDS encoding HU family DNA-binding protein — translation MMTYTKRDVVRRVAEAMDEPMIQAEPWVDAVIVALREIMMSADTECRIEIRDFGVFEVKETKAKPKARNPKTNEVIYVPAHRKTHFKPSKLMKKFLRQPLEDVKKNK, via the coding sequence ATGATGACATATACAAAACGAGACGTAGTACGTCGGGTTGCAGAAGCAATGGATGAACCTATGATTCAGGCAGAACCATGGGTAGACGCTGTAATTGTAGCTTTACGTGAAATTATGATGTCTGCTGATACTGAGTGCAGAATAGAGATTCGCGACTTTGGAGTTTTTGAAGTAAAAGAAACCAAGGCTAAACCAAAAGCCAGAAATCCTAAGACGAACGAAGTAATTTATGTGCCTGCACATCGCAAAACACACTTCAAGCCTAGCAAGTTGATGAAGAAGTTTTTGCGTCAGCCTTTAGAGGACGTTAAAAAGAATAAGTAA
- the def gene encoding peptide deformylase encodes MPILPIVTYDDPVLRKQADEIEEDSPELQTLIDNMLETMYNADGVGLAAPQIGRSIKLFVMDTDSMIEDGEVPYGPMVFINPLILEKRGNKVPLEEGCLSIPEVNDKVFRPETVVIEFFDRDFNKHRLEAEGWTSRVIQHEYDHLEGVLFLDYLSAFKKRMHKKELKEIDEGNKKVKYPVVPKQDEQ; translated from the coding sequence ATGCCCATATTACCAATTGTAACTTATGATGATCCGGTTCTACGGAAACAAGCAGATGAAATAGAAGAAGACAGTCCGGAACTACAAACGCTTATCGATAATATGCTGGAGACCATGTACAATGCCGATGGTGTTGGGTTGGCTGCTCCACAAATAGGCCGTTCTATTAAACTTTTTGTTATGGATACCGATTCCATGATTGAAGATGGTGAAGTTCCTTACGGCCCCATGGTGTTTATTAATCCTTTGATTCTCGAAAAAAGAGGAAATAAAGTACCTCTGGAAGAAGGGTGTTTAAGTATCCCTGAAGTGAATGATAAGGTGTTTCGCCCCGAGACAGTGGTTATTGAGTTTTTTGATCGTGACTTCAATAAGCACCGCTTGGAAGCAGAAGGATGGACTTCCAGGGTTATTCAGCATGAGTACGATCATCTTGAAGGGGTGCTTTTTCTGGACTACCTGAGTGCTTTCAAAAAGCGAATGCACAAGAAAGAGCTAAAAGAGATTGACGAAGGCAACAAAAAAGTAAAATACCCGGTAGTTCCAAAACAAGACGAACAGTAG
- the ruvX gene encoding Holliday junction resolvase RuvX, producing the protein MQEYARLIGIDVGKKRVGIAQTDLLKTIASPVGTFSPEEALNEIKKIIENAPVEKFVVGWPLSLKGEEGPATQMVTDFIKKLRHSFPNIDISKIDERYTSNQALSLMIEAGVPKKKRQEKGRVDRIAAAIILQNYLDSNS; encoded by the coding sequence TTGCAGGAATATGCACGACTTATCGGTATAGATGTTGGAAAAAAAAGAGTGGGTATAGCTCAAACTGACTTACTAAAAACAATAGCTTCACCGGTCGGCACTTTTTCCCCTGAAGAAGCTTTAAATGAAATTAAAAAAATCATTGAAAACGCACCTGTAGAAAAATTTGTTGTTGGTTGGCCTTTGTCTCTTAAAGGAGAAGAAGGGCCAGCCACACAAATGGTAACCGATTTTATAAAAAAACTGCGCCATTCTTTTCCAAATATAGACATTTCAAAAATTGATGAGCGATATACGTCAAATCAGGCGCTTAGCTTAATGATAGAGGCTGGAGTTCCCAAAAAAAAGAGACAAGAAAAGGGACGCGTTGACCGTATCGCTGCTGCCATCATTTTACAGAACTACTTAGATTCGAATTCTTAA